A stretch of the Maridesulfovibrio bastinii DSM 16055 genome encodes the following:
- a CDS encoding TusE/DsrC/DsvC family sulfur relay protein: MAQVEYEGKTFEVDEDGFLLKFEDWAPEWVDYVKESEGIKEISEEHQKVLDFLQDYYKKNGIAPMVRILSKITGYKLKHIYELFPSGPGKGACKMAGLPKPTGCV, translated from the coding sequence ATGGCACAGGTAGAATACGAAGGCAAAACCTTTGAAGTTGATGAAGACGGCTTCCTTCTCAAGTTCGAAGACTGGGCCCCTGAGTGGGTTGACTACGTAAAGGAAAGCGAAGGAATTAAAGAAATCAGTGAAGAACATCAGAAGGTTCTGGATTTCCTTCAGGATTACTACAAAAAGAACGGTATCGCTCCTATGGTTCGTATCCTTTCCAAGATCACCGGATACAAACTGAAGCACATCTATGAGCTGTTCCCCTCCGGACCCGGTAAGGGAGCCTGTAAGATGGCTGGTCTGCCTAAACCTACAGGCTGCGTATAG
- a CDS encoding HD domain-containing protein translates to MNTNTNTTESKSGKLRLPPLEPDLPSPIPVSFDPGLKVPADSECEAWWDMFGMFDNIKAHSRLVAHIATCIAEMAVKNGLETDIPTVRASALMHDIAKAYCITNGGNHSQVGASWAFRLTENPVVAMGVLHHVYWPFELDAKKYFLPIVVSYSDKRVKHDQLTTLQGRFSDLEDRYGKTELIRQRIRQTLKQAELIEAELNNIVGEELNECSFDCGRLV, encoded by the coding sequence ATGAATACAAATACGAATACTACAGAATCAAAATCCGGCAAACTAAGGCTTCCTCCATTGGAGCCTGACCTTCCATCGCCTATTCCTGTCTCCTTTGATCCCGGACTTAAAGTCCCTGCTGATTCCGAGTGCGAAGCATGGTGGGATATGTTCGGCATGTTCGACAATATCAAAGCCCACAGCCGTCTGGTGGCCCACATCGCGACCTGTATTGCTGAAATGGCTGTCAAAAACGGTCTTGAAACAGACATCCCCACTGTCAGAGCTTCAGCTCTTATGCATGACATAGCAAAAGCCTACTGCATCACCAACGGTGGAAACCACAGTCAGGTAGGAGCTTCATGGGCCTTCAGGCTTACTGAAAATCCTGTTGTAGCCATGGGAGTTCTGCACCATGTCTACTGGCCGTTTGAGCTTGATGCTAAAAAATATTTTCTTCCAATTGTAGTCAGCTACAGTGATAAACGGGTCAAGCATGACCAGTTGACGACTCTTCAGGGCCGTTTCAGCGACCTCGAAGACAGATACGGCAAAACGGAATTAATACGCCAGAGAATACGGCAGACGTTAAAACAGGCTGAATTAATTGAAGCTGAACTTAATAATATAGTGGGAGAAGAACTTAATGAATGTTCTTTTGATTGCGGGCGGCTGGTCTAA
- a CDS encoding D-alanine--D-alanine ligase family protein, whose amino-acid sequence MNVLLIAGGWSNEREVSLVGAKGLKKALLELGHTVDFFDPAKEFKFLQDRAQKADFAFINLHGSPGEDGLIQAMLNQAGCPYQGAGPEASFLALNKGATKTVFDKNNILTPEWELVCPDKDCAGLKILKAPVFIKPNSGGSSIGMTYAKNDDQIAEGLETIFTAGDSALVESFTKGYEVTCGILGETPLPLILITPPENAEFFDYNSKYALDGAEEICPAPIDKDLTLRIQEITLKVHRLLGLSGYSRADFIVSEGDPYILEVNTLPGMTPTSLVPRAAKAAGYSFNELIATLMELGLKEKRK is encoded by the coding sequence ATGAATGTTCTTTTGATTGCGGGCGGCTGGTCTAACGAGCGCGAAGTCTCTCTTGTAGGGGCAAAAGGTTTAAAAAAGGCTCTTTTAGAGCTTGGACATACAGTTGATTTTTTTGATCCTGCCAAAGAATTCAAATTTCTTCAGGACAGAGCGCAAAAAGCCGATTTCGCATTTATCAATCTCCACGGTTCTCCGGGTGAAGACGGTCTCATTCAGGCAATGCTGAATCAGGCCGGATGCCCATATCAGGGAGCCGGACCGGAAGCTTCCTTTCTTGCCCTTAATAAAGGGGCGACCAAAACAGTCTTCGATAAAAACAATATCCTTACTCCCGAATGGGAACTGGTCTGTCCTGACAAGGACTGTGCCGGACTTAAAATTTTAAAAGCCCCTGTGTTTATCAAACCAAATTCAGGCGGTTCCAGCATAGGAATGACCTATGCAAAAAATGATGACCAGATAGCTGAAGGCCTTGAGACTATTTTTACTGCCGGTGACAGTGCTCTGGTTGAATCATTCACTAAGGGATATGAGGTTACCTGCGGCATACTGGGAGAAACCCCGCTGCCGTTAATACTTATCACTCCGCCTGAAAATGCGGAATTCTTTGATTACAACAGTAAATACGCCCTTGACGGAGCCGAGGAAATCTGTCCTGCACCAATAGACAAGGATCTGACTCTTCGCATTCAGGAAATAACTCTGAAAGTTCACCGTCTGCTTGGCTTAAGCGGCTACAGCAGGGCTGATTTTATAGTATCGGAAGGAGATCCGTACATTCTGGAAGTAAACACTCTTCCCGGAATGACTCCTACAAGTCTTGTCCCCAGAGCAGCAAAAGCTGCCGGGTATTCGTTCAACGAGCTTATTGCCACACTCATGGAACTGGGACTTAAGGAAAAAAGGAAATAA